In the Flavobacterium sp. 90 genome, AATACATGTTGCACAAAAAGAACTTTATCTGGCTTAAAAAAGATATTATAAGCGGCAACACGAGTTTACTTATTTATCAGATTCCACTTCATGATTTCAAGACAGGTTCAAACGTTGTTGGAAGCATTGTCAAAATGCGGGATTCAGTAGGTTATTATATCAAAGGCCGCGAACCCAATACTCGTATGATCACTGGAGAAGCGTATGCGCCTTATTTTTCAACAACAGAATTAGATGGTAAAAAAGCCTATGAAACCAAAGGAAGTTGGGAATTAAAGAATGATTTTATGGCTGGTCCATTTATAAATTATGCAATTGTCGACAAAACTTACAATAGAATTTTGGTCATAGAAGGATTTTGTTATTCACCATCAAACGAAGAACGAGATTTGATGTTAGATCTCGAAGCGATTATAAAATCCGTAAAAATTGATAAAAGGTAGTTTGTCAATTTTTCATAATTTGGCTTTTTTAAATTAATTTAGGGACTTTAAATGTCAACAATAGATTACAATGGAATTAAAATGGAAAATAAAGCCGTTTGAAGCACTAACGGTTCATGAGTTATATGATTTGCTTAAACTAAGAAGTGAGATCTTTGTATTGGAGCAAAATTGCGTTTATTTAGATCTTGACGGCAAAGACAAGAAAGCATTGCACCTGATAGGAGAATATGATGGTAAAATAGTTGCGTATTCGCGTTTATTTGATGCCGGAATTAGTTTTGATAATAGTTCAATTGGTCGAGTAGTAGTTGATGCCAATTACCGTGATAAAAAATGGGGACACGATTTAATGCGTGAAGCTATTGCCGGAATAAAAACACATTTCGATAAAGAGAAAATAACAATCGGAGCACAATTATATTTGAAGAAATTCTACGAAAGCCACGGTTTTGTTCAATCAAGCGAAATGTATCTTGAAGATGATATTGAGCATATTGAAATGGTAAAACAATAATATCTAATTTTATTATTGTTTTGAAAATTAAAAAAACCTAACAGGTTTCTAAAACCTGTTAGGTTTGATCTTTGTGCGATTCTTCAAGCTCTAATTTAATGTTACGATGTTGCGATAAATAAAATTAAGCACTATTGTTTTTTAAGATAACACATTTTAAAATAGCCGTTTACTAGTTATGGTTAGAGTGAAACTTTAAGTAATTTTTTGCGGAAAAGGATCTAAACTTTTGTAATCACAAACTCAACACGACGATCAAGAGCATCTCCTTTTTTAAGCGGATATTTATTGCCGCAGCCTAAATAAGTCATTCGGCTTTTGGAAACTTTCTTAGAAATCAGATAATAGAAAACGGTTTTGGCGCGATTCCAGGAAAGTCTTCTTTCCTTAGTATCTCTGTCAATTGCGTCGCTGTATATTTCCGGAGTACAGCAAACATGTCCTCTGATTTCAAATTGATAACTTCTTTTCTCAAGTAGTTTTTCGGCAATTTTATCTAATTCTTTTTTAGAATTATTGGTGAGTTTTGCACTTCCAAGATCAAACAAAATGTTTTCAAAATAGATTTTGTCGCCAACCTTTAAATCATTTCTTAAAGAGTTATAAATCCCTTTTCCAAAACTGTTTCGTTTTACAACGATCAAATCCACACGACGGTTTTTGGATCTTGTTTCATGAAGATTTTCGATAGTATCAGGGCGCACAACAACACGTCCTTTTCCTTCCAGAATAACAATTCTACTTTGGTTAAAACCTTTTGAAATCAATAATTCCTGAATTGTATTTACACGATTGTTTGATAAACGAAAATTATATTCGTCGTTACCACGATCATCGCAATAGCCATATATCTGTATCGACTCCACTTTTGAGGTGTCAATAGTTTTAATAAAATTAGTTACAACTTCGGTTTGCTGATCCGTAAGATCATACTTGTCGAAATCAAAATAGATAGTTTCGATAGGTTTTTGCTGCGCCGATAAATTGTAAATAATAAACAGAAATAGGGCTCTACAAATCTTCATTATTTTTTTACATTTTTAAAATCGTCTTATACTCAGTTTGATTATTTAAAACGCTCACTGCTTTCTTAATTTCTGAATTGTTTTTAATGTAATATTGATATAAACCTTCCTGATATTGGTATCTTTTTATAAGCTCTTCCTGAATCAGGTTTCTAATTTCTTTTTGATTTTTGTCTAGCAAAGTCGTTTCGCTTTTTTCAAGAGCGTTTAACAATTGCTGATATTCCGGAGCAATTGTTTCGTCTATCTTTTCAGTTTTGGCTGCAGCCAAAGTATTCTTCAACGCAACCTCAGTTTCTGTATCAAAAGTAATTTTGTTCGTTTTAAGATATTGCTTGAAGCTAGTATAATCAGCATCTGTAACCGCTGGAATCTTATCTCCTAAATTTGGATTTTTGTAGTAATAAGAAGTTGCGTAGTCAAAAATACCGTCGTTTTTAAGCAAAGCAGTTGTAATTGGACTCATTTTAGTTTCATCCAATTCAATATCCGGTAAAACTCCGCCGCCATCATAAACCGTTCTTCCTTTTCTGGTTTTAAAAGCATTGAAATTTTTAGCATCAGTTTTTTGAGCTACACCATTTTTGTCTTTATGAGCATAATCCAAAGCCTGAATACAACGTCC is a window encoding:
- a CDS encoding OmpA family protein encodes the protein MKICRALFLFIIYNLSAQQKPIETIYFDFDKYDLTDQQTEVVTNFIKTIDTSKVESIQIYGYCDDRGNDEYNFRLSNNRVNTIQELLISKGFNQSRIVILEGKGRVVVRPDTIENLHETRSKNRRVDLIVVKRNSFGKGIYNSLRNDLKVGDKIYFENILFDLGSAKLTNNSKKELDKIAEKLLEKRSYQFEIRGHVCCTPEIYSDAIDRDTKERRLSWNRAKTVFYYLISKKVSKSRMTYLGCGNKYPLKKGDALDRRVEFVITKV
- a CDS encoding GNAT family N-acetyltransferase; the encoded protein is MELKWKIKPFEALTVHELYDLLKLRSEIFVLEQNCVYLDLDGKDKKALHLIGEYDGKIVAYSRLFDAGISFDNSSIGRVVVDANYRDKKWGHDLMREAIAGIKTHFDKEKITIGAQLYLKKFYESHGFVQSSEMYLEDDIEHIEMVKQ